From Drosophila virilis strain 15010-1051.87 chromosome X, Dvir_AGI_RSII-ME, whole genome shotgun sequence, the proteins below share one genomic window:
- the tyf gene encoding putative uncharacterized protein DDB_G0293878 isoform X1, protein MPQKMNNEQIGVSSISSTTLSSATSTTAAGNSSAAAAQLIKAISTGAATANANGNATATGTGNAKDKDKDTNIATLVTKIQAIIPDTPIVSIAAGTLSESTSTTTSTKTTPTPYFQEQLTTLMSHNVKLEQRPANDSSNSNSNSYDLSNKNNNSSQSASVLTQNHVPAGDKKSTNTNTNSNNSNNNNAAGSSTNSSIANAAHHNLNLTPLLSKSGQPAPEVIAAATALHQRRGATTKGKTQDDQNVGKRQKNKKTKYDAWEDSEINDLDDASLKKLLEEAYWYRNPGDRKNKSERFLQMLKKAEYDEANSYRAIKTCLTRNTSASSSTSSGYYGHSSSVGSGSNFGAHNSSSSYHTNHRTASQRHKQGGSLQDLVEATHRSELATTSSAAAAAAATQRFNCDYQLIGASSSSGGNSNTRANRRQQHNNSSNSNSNNQNSAVVGKKSLKNNNSNSSSVSVRQREGGSLPSSVNFEMANMDGKQKLAIGDEGVAGNANPNPNPNPNTVNASTSKGNRNNTGSSSSSLPSQLNETGNTVIEFDVDGNGDRDAAAADVGGAIGGGAIGGGAIGGGAIGGGAIGGGDGGGALTASQLFDEALEVRDGTVEMWDINLDQTLWDMINYSQAYSNAEDEHLLNDSSKLQAARNDKGMPNVAANQAMPLKCENQLDILKQQQQQQQQEQQQQQQQQPDGKDLGPVKEFLIDDPLHFSMLETSAKNQKLEQQQLPLPQYPPALASAVASGQFTLPLGEQKRKVDAGYVSLNDSYTACSSVFGLAGNFSSGSKSSSKGSGGGNSAELFGGADLRPAKIGRMMTAAAAAAVVASHGAKATTRQFDENGNALGDGYAAGNGTGSSNNNNNNSSSSSSSNNNNNSNGNGNNNNTSGGSSFTTLITTTLGSGGGSALTAPLQQQHHQQHQQHQQQQQQHHQQQQQQQQQQQQQRSNSVSTLLTTGGNTTTTAMAAAAVAASFNSQLQQVPGSAAAVAPPQPPTKLKSKKKSQQERNTTTVDVESVAGYRGKDPVEQLVKYIENDGSACAQQQQQQQQQQKKKERKKQNKLKKCNSLEELRSCAKMEVDELKRQSATTEMMRNKKGGKHNSASVADINKNCNKEQQQQQQQQQQQQQQQQPTAQQSQQTAAPRKSERRSWGTEELQYLGETPPALNDAKLNDSGNSSASNNCGDTPSSSQLGAAGAAAVAVAAAGTLPALELPTLARMSEMEALNTVLSETAEFHVVTKKKKPKKQRAVTMDDAAVAAAATTGGNLQRMQQITKSASSNMMSQRLRSNMDYYNNSSSSSNNNSNNNNYYAAHASYSNNSNKQQQQQQQQQQQAQQQHAATSSATAAATATAAAAAAAAVVAGGTQDNSRRKSTSSMPPSEKSDSSDLDSVHSLPIQTVKKKSNNKRVAVQAKHNNNNNNNNNSNKNNNNNNNNSSAPISYADIARNKREQLAHGHGEDSDAGGDAQGPLTPQSLLLIQDNKLKGKSKQRPDFPELPGAMAATITTATATATATGAAAAAALISYSQSLNKTAAPSDMEGNNSQEQQHQQQATAVATGTPAATVAAAATTTTAAAAAGTTAGSTSNLTIAGSGATAPPALQKSKSVEHDASSYSFNSSNLDLQYPALEKTVKRHSLNHVPLAANVATGYNFAAAAKQQQQQSDAKCSMEMTPSAAAGVAAAATTSGKAKCKPKELSPSSSNSSSSKNKEKFLSQKPSQSQDETCSPSALPVSFNLASGHSGGTITFKATAATQTEGAKKHSGGTAAAAVQTTLPPVGNRPAVIILNDDRDSKLGRLNNEFIFGDFNEDELKLFDDASDKESNEKQQPEQQLLQLDKEQQTTPTTASTATATDPPSCEQQQLQLLLNDSGTASDVVNSSACMDLLLISGQAAQSSPNAAINNSTNSCNNTSSSSSSNNNNSNSNNSNNINSSTSSTPSSSASCSTSASSSTLSSSIGNGNGNGGGAANQSNDSGIYGAANISNTIAAAAAIKDQVNHFLSKASASASASSNSHSHSHSNSSSCSSCHDEPLPMQQLETCNDIETAIIAAARAAAAAASSRSASCSRSNSLEQPPATQMGAAKTKSRPALYTNYGNADNPAAHDHNDDDDDVDNDDDDHDDDDDDDDDEEEQLHELSFMSDLKSDFVATAPLPLMPTPPTRQSLMSNTELIVDYISSSWNAIVNSKYVTFYNEQEEQQQET, encoded by the exons ATGCCACAAAAGATGAACAATGAACAAATTGGTGTTTCATCAATATCATCAACAACCTTATCATCCGCAACATCCACAACTGCTGCTGGCAATAGcagcgcagctgctgcgcaaCTCATCAAGGCCATATCAACAGGCGCCGCAACTGCCAACGCCAACGGCAACGCCACCGCCACTGGCACCGGCAACGCCAAAGATAAAGACAAAGACACAAATATTGCCACATTGGTAACAAAAATCCAAGCTATAATACCCGATACGCCCATCGTTTCAATTGCCGCTGGCACGTTGAGTGAGAGCACCTCAACAACCACATCCACTAAGACGACACCGACGCCCTATTTCCAGGAGCAGCTAACCACCTTAATGTCGCACAATGTAAAGCTGGAGCAGCGTCCGGccaacgacagcagcaacagcaacagcaacagctatgACCTgtccaataaaaataataacagtaGTCAATCAGCCTCTGTGCTTACCCAAAATCATGTGCCGGCCGGTGATAAGAAAAGCACTAACACTAAcactaacagcaacaacagcaacaacaacaacgctgccggcagcagcaccaacagcagcattgCGAACGCAGCGCAtcacaatttgaatttaacacCGCTGCTAAGCAAATCTGGCCAACCAGCACCCGAGGTGATTGCTGCCGCAACTGCGCTGCATCAGCGACGCGGTGCTACCACCAAAGGCAAGACCCAAGATGACCAAAATGTGGGCAAGCGTCAGAAGAATAAAAAG ACAAAGTACGATGCTTGGGAGGATAGCGAAATAAATGATCTCGACGACGCATCATTAAAGAAACTGCTTGAGGAGGCCTATTGGTATCGCAATCCGGGCGacagaaaaaacaaaagtgagCGTTTTCTG CAAATGCTCAAAAAGGCTGAGTACGACGAGGCAAACTCTTATCGTGCGATTAAAACCTGTCTAACACGCAATACGTCCGCATCATCATCAACGTCCAGCGGCTATTAcggccacagcagcagcgtcggTAGCGGCAGCAATTTTGGAGCgcacaatagcagcagcagttatCATACAAATCATCGGACTGCGTCGCAACGTCATAAGCAGGGCGGCTCTTTGCAGGATTTGGTCGAGGCAACGCATCGCAGCGAGCTGGCAACAACGTcatcggcggcggcagcagcagcagcaacccaACGTTTCAACTGTGATTATCAGCTTATTGGCGCCAGTAGCAGCAGtggtggcaacagcaacacccgCGCCAATCGACGTcagcagcacaacaacagcagcaacagcaacagcaacaaccaaaacTCCGCCGTTGTCGGCAAGAAATCGttgaagaacaacaacagcaacagctcatCCGTATCAGTGCGACAACGCGAAGGCGGCAGCTTGCCAAGCAGCGTTAATTTTGAGATGGCCAATATGGATGGCAAGCAAAAGTTAGCCATTGGCGATGAGGGCGTGGCAGGCAATGccaatcccaatcccaatccGAATCCGAATACCGTCAATGCTTCTACTAGCAAGGGCAATCGCAACAACAccgggagcagcagcagcagcttgccCAGTCAATTGAATGAAACTGGGAATACCGTTATTGAGTTCGATGTGGATGGCAATGGGGATcgggatgctgctgctgctgatgtcgGCGGTGCTATCGGCGGCGGTGCTATCGGCGGTGGTGCTATCGGCGGTGGTGCTATCGGCGGTGGTGCCatcggcggcggcgacggtgGCGGCGCTTTGACAGCCAGCCAACTATTTGATGAAGCGTTGGAGGTAAGGGATGGCACTGTAGAGATGTGGGACATCAACTTGGATCAGACACTTTGGGATATGATCAATTATTCGCAAGCATATTCGAATGCCGAAGACGAACACTTGCTTAATGATTCATCTAAATTGCAGGCG gcCCGTAACGATAAGGGAATGCCGAATGTGGCTGCCAACCAGGCCATGCCTCTTAAATGTGAGAATCAACTGGACATtctcaagcagcagcagcagcagcaacaacaagaacaacaacaacagcagcagcagcagcccgaTGGCAAGGATTTGGGCCCTGTCAAAGAGTTCCTAATCGATGATCCACTTCACTTTTCGATGCTGGAGACATCCGCTAAGAATCAGAAAttggagcagcaacaactgccacTACCGCAGTATCCGCCAGCATTGGCCAGTGCTGTAGCTAGCGGACAATTTACTCTACCGTTGGGCGAACAGAAGCGCAAAGTTGACGCTGGCTATGTATCTCTCAATGATAGCTACACGGCCTGCTCGTCCGTGTTTGGCTTGGCTGGCAACTTTTCATCGGGCAGCAAGAGTTCATCCAAGGGCTctggcggcggcaacagcgcTGAGCTATTTGGTGGCGCTGATCTACGTCCGGCTAAGATTGGACGCATGATGaccgcagctgccgctgcagctgtcGTCGCCTCTCACGGCGCCAAGGCCACAACG CGCCAGTTTGATGAGAACGGTAACGCGTTGGGCGATGGCTATGCCGCTGGCAATGGtactggcagcagcaacaacaacaataataacagcagcagcagcagcagcagcaacaacaacaacaacagcaatggcaacggcaacaacaacaacaccagtGGCGGCTCCTCCTTCACAACGCTTATCACAACCACCTTGGGCAGCGGCGGTGGCAGCGCATTGACAGCCCCGctccagcagcaacatcatcaacaacatcaacaacatcaacaacaacaacaacaacatcatcaacaacagcaacaacaacaacaacagcagcagcagcagcgctcaAATAGCGTATCCACATTGCTCACAACTGGCggcaatacaacaacaacagccatgGCTGCTGCCGCAGTGGCCGCATCCTTTAACAGCCAATTGCAGCAGGTGCcaggctctgctgctgctgtagcgcCGCCACAGCCGCCGACGAAGCTCAAATCGAAAAAGAAGTCACAGCAGGAGCGTAACACGACCACCGTGGATGTGGAATCGGTGGCCGGTTATCGTGGCAAGGATCCCGTTGAGCAGCTGGTCAAATACATTGAAAACGATGGCTCGGCGTgcgcgcaacagcaacagcaacaacagcagcagcaaaagaaaaaggagCGCAAGAAACAGAATAAGCTTAAGAAATGCAACTCGCTGGAGGAGTTGCGCAGCTGCGCCAAAATGGAAGTCGATGAACTGAAGCGTCAGTCGGCCACCACCGAAATGATGCGCAACAAAAAGGGGGGCAAGCACAATTCCGCCTCTGTTGCGGACATCAACAAGAATTGCAAcaaggagcaacagcagcagcagcagcaacagcagcaacaacaacagcaacaacaaccaacagcaCAACAATCGCAACAGACAGCGGCGCCGCGCAAAAGCGAGCGTCGCTCCTGGGGCACCGAAGAGTTGCAGTATTTGGGCGAGACGCCGCCCGCATTGAATGATGCCAAGCTGAAtgacagcggcaacagcagtgCCAGCAACAATTGTGGCGATACGCCCTCCTCATCACAGCTGGGCGCAGCTGGAGCCGCAGCCGTAGCCGTAGCCGCAGCGGGCACTTTGCCAGCGCTGGAATTGCCAACGCTGGCGCGCATGTCCGAAATGGAGGCGCTGAATACGGTGCTTAGCGAAACGGCTGAATTTCATGTGGTCACCAAAAAGAAGAAACCAAAGAAACAGCGCGCCGTCACCATGGATGATGCGGCCgttgcggcagcggcaacaactgGCGGCAATTTGCAGCGCATGCAACAGATAACCAAATCAGCATCGTCCAACATGATGTCACAGCGTTTGCGCAGCAACATGGATTActacaacaatagcagcagcagcagcaacaacaacagcaacaacaacaactactatgCAGCACATGCCAGctatagcaacaacagcaacaagcaacagcaacaacaacaacaacaacaacaacaagcgcaacaacaacatgctgCCACATCGTCAGCCACAgccgctgcaactgcaactgcagctgctgctgcagcagcagctgttgttgctggcggcACGCAGGATAATTCGCGTCGCAAGTCCACGTCGTCTATGCCGCCCTCGGAGAAATCCGATTCAAGTGATCTCGACTCGGTGCACTCGCTGCCCATACAAACCGTCAAaaagaagagcaacaacaagcgcgTCGCCGTTCAGGCCaagcataacaacaacaacaacaacaacaataacagtaacaaaaataataacaacaacaataacaattcatCGGCACCCATTTCATATGCGGACATTGCGCGCAACAAGCGTGAGCAGCTGGCCCACGGTCATGGCGAGGACAGCGATGCTGGTGGCGATGCACAAGGTCCGTTGACGCCGCaatcgctgctgctgatacAGGACAACAAGCTCAAGGGTAAGTCCAAGCAGCGTCCCGATTTTCCAGAGCTTCCGGGCGCCATGgctgcaacaataacaacagcaacagccacagcaacagcaactggcgctgccgcagccgcagcgctCATTAGCTATTCGCAGAGCCTCAACAAAACGGCTGCGCCCAGCGACATGGAGGGCAACAACAGTcaggaacagcagcaccagcagcaggcaaCTGCTGTTGCCACTGGCACGCccgcagcaacagttgcagcggcagcaacaaccacaacagcagctgcggcggcaGGAACAACTGCCGGCAGCACCTCGAATCTGACAATAGCAGGCAGTGGCGCCACAGCGCCGCCAGCACTGCAAAAGTCTAAAAGCGTGGAGCACGATGCCAGCAGCTATAGcttcaacagcagcaatcTGGATCTGCAGTATCCAGCGCTGGAGAAGACAGTGAAGCGGCACAGCCTCAATCATGTACCGCTGGCGGCCAATGTAGCCACTGGCTATAactttgcagcagctgccaagcagcagcaacagcagtcgGATGCAAAATGCAGCATGGAAATGACACCgagtgcagcagcaggagtagcagctgcagcaactaCCTCAGGCAAGGCCAAGTGCAAGCCAAAGGAGCTGtcacccagcagcagcaacagcagcagcagcaagaataAGGAGAAATTCCTTAGCCAGAAGCCTAGTCAGAGTCAGGATGAGACATGTTCGCCATCGGCGCTGCCCGTTAGCTTCAATTTGGCCAGTGGCCACAGTGGCGGCACCATTACCTTCAAGGCAACAGCGGCCACACAGACGGAGGGCGCCAAGAAGCATAGCGGCggcactgcagcagctgctgtgcaGACCACATTGCCGCCGGTGGGCAATAGACCCGCTGTGATTATACTCAACGATGATCGCGACTCGAAGCTGGGCAGGCTCAACAACGAGTTCATCTTTGGCGATTTCAATGAGGACGAACTGAAGCTCTTTGACGATGCCAGCGACAAGGAGTCCAACGAAAAGCAACAGCCTgaacagcaactgttgcagctgGACAAGGAGCAACAGACGACACCAACAACGGCATCAACAGCAACCGCTACCGATCCCCCCAGTTgtgagcaacagcaactgcagttGCTACTCAATGATTCGGGCACTGCCTCCGATGTGGTCAACAGTTCGGCCTGCATGGATCTGCTGCTTATCTCAGGGCAGGCGGCACAGTCATCGCCCAATGCAGCTATTAACAACAGCaccaacagctgcaacaacaccagcagcagcagcagcagcaacaacaacaacagcaacagcaacaacagcaacaacatcaattcATCAACATCCTCAACACCATCATCGTCCGCCTCGTGCTCCACCTCGGCCTCCTCATCGACGCTGAGCAGCAGCattggcaatggcaacggcaatggcGGCGGTGCCGCCAATCAGTCCAACGATAGCGGCATCTATGGCGCTGCCAACATATCCAATAccattgccgccgccgctgccatcAAGGATCAGGTGAATCATTTTCTCAGCAaggccagcgccagcgccagtgccagcagcaacagtcacAGCCATAGTcatagcaacagcagcagttgcagcagctgccacgaTGAGCCGCTGCCCATGCAGCAGCTGGAGACGTGCAACGATATCGAGACGGCAATTATAGCGGCCGcacgtgctgctgctgccgccgcctctTCGCGCAGTGCCAGCTGCAGTCGCAGCAATTCGCTGGAGCAGCCGCCAGCCACACAAATGGGCGCTGCCAAAACCAAATCTCGACCAGCTCTCTACACGAACTACGGCAATGCCGACAATCCAGCTGCCCATGatcataatgatgatgatgatgacgttgataacgatgatgatgatcatgatgatgatgatgatgatgatgatgatgaagaggAGCAGCTGCATGAGCTCAGCTTTATGTCCGATCTCAAATCGGATTTTGTGGCAACCGCGCCGCTGCCACTGATGCCGACACCACCGACGCGCCAATCTCTCATGTCCAACACGGAGCTCATTGTGGACTACATCAGCAGCT CCTGGAATGCCATAGTCAATAGCAAGTACGTGACCTTCTACAATgagcaggaggagcagcaacaggaaaCTTAA